A window from Candidatus Margulisiibacteriota bacterium encodes these proteins:
- a CDS encoding mannose-1-phosphate guanyltransferase → MKAIVLAGGLGTRLHPLTVNIPKPMVPVANQPMMEYVIYLLRKHKFKDITALLYHQPEIIKNYFGDGSRFGVNLSYVEAKEDYGTAGAVKFAAQSFKNLNEPVLIISADLITDFDLEAVVKFHQEKKAAATLVLTRVANPLPYGIVITDQAGRIKRFLEKPSWSEVFSDTINCGIYVLDPAVLGAIPAGRSVDFSQDLFPKLLADQQPLFGYIAEGLWKDIGGLAEYGRAHADIAGGKPVQIARGAEIASSVRREGVVIVGEKSFVADEALLVDVSVGRNCRIGRGAQLRHCVLWDDVTVGAEARLEKAIVGRGAVIGDRCFLEEGVVIGEECNIGKDVDIKPYVKIWPNKVIEEGATVSRSMVWRERWSRNIFGPYGVTGLCNVELTPEFAASLGAAYGAVLGKGAHISTSRDSHKSSRMIYRALIAGVLSAGVNVSNLEEIPIPVNRYELKALKSRGGFHVRKSPYDPQVIDIKFFDENGMDLTSAREKKIERVYSGEEYRRVGIEETGELSFPFHRVAESYKEGALSCVNREAIAAARFKVVVDYAYSSASSIFPAILGELGIEVIALNAHIDETKITKTKQAFEKSLEQLSQIVKSLGADLGVMLDTGAEKVFICDERGTLMRGDHELAVMAVLAGKATKAAQIAVPVRASRVIDRLGKQFGFKVVRTKTSARDMMEVSSRPGITMVGENLGGFIFPEFQTAFDAMFTTVKLLELTARTGAKLSEISAAVPKIMMIWRDVSCAPEKKGLVLRKIVDEVKDEEVDLTDGVKIFDGEDWVLVLPDPARPIIHVCAEADNETSAQRLINRYIEKIDAVI, encoded by the coding sequence ATGAAGGCCATTGTCTTAGCCGGCGGGCTGGGTACGCGCTTGCACCCTTTAACGGTGAATATCCCGAAGCCGATGGTGCCGGTCGCCAACCAGCCGATGATGGAATACGTCATCTATCTCCTGCGCAAGCATAAGTTCAAGGACATTACCGCCCTCCTGTACCACCAGCCGGAGATCATCAAGAACTATTTCGGCGACGGATCGCGCTTCGGCGTCAATCTTTCCTACGTCGAGGCCAAAGAGGATTACGGCACGGCGGGCGCCGTCAAGTTCGCCGCCCAGAGCTTCAAGAACCTGAACGAGCCGGTGCTGATCATCAGCGCCGACCTGATCACCGACTTTGACCTGGAGGCGGTCGTGAAGTTCCACCAGGAAAAGAAAGCGGCCGCCACGCTGGTCCTGACCCGGGTCGCCAACCCGCTCCCTTACGGGATCGTGATCACCGACCAGGCGGGCCGGATCAAGCGGTTCCTGGAAAAGCCGTCCTGGAGCGAGGTCTTTTCCGACACGATCAACTGTGGCATTTACGTGCTGGACCCCGCCGTGCTCGGCGCGATCCCGGCCGGCCGGTCGGTCGATTTCAGCCAGGACCTGTTCCCCAAACTGCTGGCCGACCAGCAGCCGCTTTTCGGCTATATTGCCGAGGGCCTCTGGAAAGATATCGGCGGCCTGGCCGAGTACGGCCGGGCGCATGCCGACATCGCCGGCGGTAAACCGGTCCAGATCGCCAGGGGGGCGGAGATCGCCTCCTCGGTCCGGCGGGAAGGGGTCGTTATCGTCGGCGAAAAGAGCTTCGTGGCCGATGAGGCGCTGCTGGTCGACGTGTCGGTCGGCCGCAATTGCCGGATCGGGCGCGGCGCCCAGCTGCGCCATTGCGTCCTCTGGGACGACGTGACGGTCGGGGCCGAAGCCCGGCTGGAAAAGGCGATCGTCGGCCGGGGCGCCGTGATCGGCGACCGGTGCTTCCTGGAAGAGGGCGTGGTCATCGGCGAAGAGTGCAATATCGGCAAGGACGTCGATATCAAGCCGTACGTCAAGATCTGGCCGAACAAAGTGATCGAAGAGGGGGCGACCGTTTCCCGTTCCATGGTCTGGCGCGAGCGCTGGAGCCGGAATATTTTCGGCCCCTACGGCGTGACCGGTTTGTGCAACGTGGAGCTGACCCCGGAGTTCGCCGCGTCGCTCGGCGCCGCTTACGGCGCGGTGCTGGGCAAAGGGGCCCACATTTCCACTTCCCGCGATTCCCACAAGTCGTCGCGCATGATCTACCGCGCCCTGATCGCCGGCGTGCTGTCGGCCGGCGTCAACGTTTCCAACCTGGAGGAGATCCCGATCCCCGTCAACCGCTACGAGCTTAAAGCGCTGAAGAGCCGCGGCGGGTTCCACGTCCGCAAGTCGCCCTACGACCCGCAGGTGATCGACATCAAGTTCTTCGACGAGAACGGCATGGACCTGACCTCGGCCCGGGAAAAGAAGATCGAACGGGTCTATTCCGGCGAGGAATACCGCCGGGTCGGGATCGAAGAGACCGGCGAGCTGAGCTTCCCGTTCCACCGGGTCGCGGAGTCGTACAAGGAAGGGGCGCTCAGCTGCGTCAATCGCGAAGCGATCGCCGCCGCGCGGTTCAAGGTGGTGGTCGATTACGCCTACAGTTCCGCTTCGTCGATCTTCCCGGCGATCCTGGGCGAGCTGGGGATCGAGGTCATCGCGCTCAACGCGCATATCGACGAGACCAAGATCACCAAGACCAAGCAGGCGTTCGAGAAATCGCTCGAGCAGCTGTCGCAGATCGTCAAATCGCTCGGCGCCGACCTGGGCGTGATGCTGGATACCGGCGCGGAAAAGGTCTTTATCTGCGACGAGCGCGGGACCCTGATGCGGGGCGATCACGAACTGGCGGTCATGGCCGTGCTGGCCGGCAAGGCGACCAAAGCGGCGCAGATCGCCGTGCCGGTCAGGGCCAGCCGGGTGATCGACCGGCTCGGCAAACAGTTCGGTTTTAAGGTCGTCAGGACCAAGACCAGCGCCCGCGACATGATGGAGGTCTCTTCCCGGCCGGGGATCACGATGGTCGGCGAGAACCTGGGCGGCTTTATCTTCCCCGAGTTCCAGACGGCGTTCGACGCGATGTTCACCACGGTCAAGCTGCTCGAGCTCACCGCCCGGACCGGGGCCAAACTGTCGGAGATTTCCGCGGCCGTCCCCAAGATCATGATGATCTGGCGGGACGTGTCCTGCGCGCCGGAAAAGAAAGGGCTGGTGCTGCGCAAGATCGTCGACGAGGTCAAGGACGAAGAGGTCGACCTGACCGACGGGGTCAAGATCTTTGACGGCGAAGACTGGGTCCTGGTCCTGCCGGACCCGGCCCGGCCGATCATCCACGTTTGCGCGGAGGCGGACAACGAAACGAGCGCGCAAAGGCTGATCAACCGCTACATTGAGAAGATCGATGCGGTCATATGA
- a CDS encoding 1,4-alpha-glucan branching protein domain-containing protein, whose amino-acid sequence MEKGYLALVLHAHLPFVRHPEHEEFLEEDWLYEAITETYIPLLKVFEGLVDDGVDFRLTMSVTPTLASMFIDPLLQDRYVQHLDKLIELTYKEIERTRWQPEFAALAHMYNQLFIETRALFVGKYGKNLISAFKKFQDLGKLEIITCGATHGFLPLMEVNQKAVRAQIMVAANQYEKLFGRKARGIWLPECGYQPGHDEILKEAGIRFFLVDTHGILHGTPRPKYGVFAPVYCKSGVAAFGRDMESSKAVWSAEEGYPGDYNYREFYRDIGFDLDYDYIRPYIHVDGTRINTGIKYFRITGQVDLAYKQPYNRQWALDQAASHAGNFMFNREKQIEHLHDWLGKKPIVVSPYDAELYGHWWYEGPAWLNFLLRKIHFDQKTIKLVTPSEYLDWHPRNQIVTPSMSSWGYKGYAEVWLNGSNDWLYRYLHKAADRMVELAESYPNAAGDLRRALNQAARELLLAQSSDWAFIFKTGTCPPYAFKRTKDHIERFSKLYDGIKANALDLPYLGKIEWLDNIFPDIDYRVYA is encoded by the coding sequence ATGGAAAAAGGTTATCTCGCGTTAGTCCTGCACGCCCATCTCCCCTTCGTGCGACATCCCGAGCACGAGGAGTTCCTGGAGGAAGATTGGCTTTACGAAGCGATCACCGAGACCTACATCCCGCTGCTCAAGGTCTTTGAAGGCCTGGTCGACGACGGCGTCGATTTCCGCCTGACGATGTCGGTCACGCCGACGCTGGCCTCCATGTTCATCGATCCGCTGCTGCAAGACCGCTACGTCCAGCATCTGGACAAACTGATCGAGCTGACCTACAAGGAGATCGAGCGGACCCGCTGGCAGCCGGAATTTGCCGCGCTGGCCCACATGTACAACCAGCTGTTCATCGAGACGCGGGCGCTCTTTGTCGGCAAATACGGCAAAAATCTAATATCCGCGTTCAAGAAGTTCCAGGACCTGGGCAAACTGGAGATCATTACCTGCGGCGCCACGCACGGCTTCCTGCCGCTGATGGAGGTCAACCAGAAAGCGGTCCGCGCCCAGATCATGGTCGCGGCCAACCAGTACGAGAAGCTGTTCGGCCGCAAGGCGCGCGGGATCTGGCTGCCGGAGTGCGGCTACCAGCCGGGGCACGACGAGATATTGAAAGAGGCGGGGATCAGGTTTTTCCTGGTCGACACGCACGGGATATTGCACGGTACGCCGCGGCCCAAGTACGGCGTCTTTGCCCCGGTCTATTGCAAATCGGGCGTTGCCGCTTTCGGCCGGGACATGGAGTCGTCCAAAGCGGTCTGGAGCGCCGAAGAGGGTTATCCGGGCGACTATAATTACCGCGAATTCTACCGCGACATCGGTTTCGACCTCGATTACGATTACATCCGGCCTTACATCCACGTCGACGGAACCAGGATCAACACCGGGATCAAATATTTCCGGATCACCGGCCAGGTCGACCTGGCTTATAAGCAACCATACAACCGGCAGTGGGCGCTCGACCAGGCGGCAAGCCACGCCGGCAATTTTATGTTCAACCGGGAAAAGCAGATCGAGCACCTGCACGACTGGCTGGGCAAGAAGCCGATCGTCGTCTCGCCGTACGACGCGGAGCTTTACGGCCACTGGTGGTACGAAGGCCCGGCCTGGCTCAATTTCCTGCTGCGCAAGATCCATTTTGACCAGAAGACCATTAAGCTGGTCACGCCGTCGGAATACCTCGACTGGCATCCGCGCAACCAGATCGTCACCCCGTCGATGTCGTCGTGGGGTTACAAGGGTTACGCCGAGGTCTGGCTGAACGGGAGCAACGACTGGCTCTACCGCTATCTCCATAAAGCCGCCGACCGGATGGTGGAGCTGGCCGAAAGCTATCCCAACGCGGCGGGCGACCTGCGGCGGGCGCTGAACCAGGCGGCCCGCGAGCTCCTCCTGGCCCAGTCCTCGGATTGGGCGTTCATTTTCAAGACCGGCACCTGTCCCCCTTACGCTTTCAAGCGGACCAAGGACCACATCGAACGCTTCTCCAAGCTGTACGACGGCATCAAGGCGAACGCGCTCGACCTGCCGTACCTGGGCAAGATTGAGTGGCTCGATAATATTTTTCCGGACATCGACTATCGGGTGTACGCATGA
- a CDS encoding DUF4912 domain-containing protein: protein MPVRKRAVKTAKDKPVKKTAAAKKPAVPRRRAVKSPVNAARPEKLRGGGEERVEESKYYAGPVMQKIAEEKQWEFPGGYDENRIVLMVRDPHWLYAYWEVNGQRRGEIAGEIGADLLNRSREVLRVYETASWQSFDVLIDGGARSWYIKVPEPNRTYCVDIGFLTPDGRFIAAARSNWVTTPLDRMSDVIDEQWLIPDWEKMYALSGGFGLGRGSEEIREMMRRRLEQESASGWISSMGSPVRLMGERPFWLAANCELIVYGATEPSATVTVQGHKIELRPDGTFSLRFALPDGNQVIPIEAIRDDGAERRKITPKIERKTD, encoded by the coding sequence ATGCCGGTCAGGAAGAGAGCGGTCAAAACCGCTAAAGATAAGCCCGTTAAAAAGACCGCGGCCGCCAAAAAACCGGCCGTCCCCCGCCGGCGCGCCGTAAAATCCCCGGTTAACGCCGCCCGGCCGGAAAAGTTAAGGGGCGGGGGGGAAGAACGGGTCGAAGAGAGCAAGTATTACGCCGGGCCGGTGATGCAGAAGATCGCCGAGGAAAAACAGTGGGAATTTCCCGGCGGCTACGACGAGAACCGGATCGTCCTGATGGTCCGCGACCCGCACTGGCTTTACGCTTACTGGGAGGTCAACGGCCAACGGCGCGGCGAGATCGCCGGCGAGATCGGCGCTGATCTCCTGAACCGGAGCCGCGAAGTGCTTAGGGTCTACGAGACCGCCAGCTGGCAGTCTTTCGACGTCCTGATCGACGGCGGCGCCCGGAGCTGGTACATCAAAGTGCCGGAGCCGAACCGGACCTACTGCGTCGACATCGGTTTTCTGACCCCCGACGGCCGTTTTATCGCCGCCGCCCGCTCCAACTGGGTCACCACCCCGCTGGACCGGATGTCCGACGTGATCGACGAACAATGGCTGATCCCCGACTGGGAAAAGATGTACGCCCTCTCCGGCGGGTTCGGCCTGGGCCGCGGCTCGGAAGAGATCCGGGAAATGATGCGGCGCCGGCTGGAGCAGGAGTCGGCTTCCGGCTGGATCAGTAGTATGGGCTCGCCGGTCCGCCTGATGGGGGAGCGGCCGTTCTGGCTGGCTGCCAACTGCGAACTGATCGTTTACGGCGCCACCGAGCCTTCGGCGACCGTGACCGTGCAGGGCCACAAGATCGAGCTCCGGCCCGACGGCACTTTTTCCTTGCGTTTTGCCTTGCCCGACGGCAACCAGGTCATTCCCATCGAAGCCATCCGCGATGACGGAGCCGAGCGCCGCAAGATCACCCCGAAAATCGAAAGAAAAACGGACTAA
- a CDS encoding isoamylase early set domain-containing protein: MARKKKVTFKFAAPREVHDVKLCGNFTNWQEGAIVMKHAKSGEWQAQLSLEPGEYQYKFVADGAWLNDPAADQQIGNDQGTTNSVRFVR; the protein is encoded by the coding sequence ATGGCGAGAAAGAAAAAGGTCACGTTCAAGTTCGCCGCGCCGCGAGAGGTCCATGACGTCAAGTTGTGCGGCAATTTCACGAACTGGCAGGAGGGGGCGATCGTTATGAAGCACGCGAAAAGCGGCGAGTGGCAAGCGCAGCTCAGCCTGGAACCGGGCGAGTATCAGTACAAGTTCGTCGCCGACGGCGCCTGGCTGAACGATCCGGCCGCCGACCAGCAGATCGGTAACGACCAGGGGACAACGAATTCGGTCCGCTTCGTGAGGTAA
- the galT gene encoding galactose-1-phosphate uridylyltransferase, with product MPELRKDPISDRWVVVSTERGRRPTDFGGSSVGAEQAETKFCPFCEGNEPKTPAEIIAWRKASTLPNTAGWDVRVIPNKFPALIIEGDVNRTGMGIYDMMSGIGAHEVIVETPKHNMNIPDLPDEHVERILWAYKQRITDLEKDKRFRYILVFKNYGTAAGASLAHPHSQLIATPITPRYIKMELSNSRNYFQEKERCIFCDMIRQELGSGERLVYENEYFVCFAPFASRFPFELWLMPRRHEHGFQLMPDEERAQLARCLKDVLSRLRKTLNDPPYNYVLHTAPNSVPRPGKPDYWGTIQYDFHWHIEIIPRLTKQAGFEWGSGLYINPTAPEEAAKYLREVKV from the coding sequence ATGCCTGAACTGCGCAAGGATCCGATCTCCGACCGGTGGGTGGTAGTTTCGACCGAACGGGGGAGGCGCCCGACCGACTTCGGCGGCTCTTCCGTCGGGGCCGAACAAGCCGAGACCAAGTTTTGCCCGTTTTGCGAAGGGAACGAGCCCAAGACCCCGGCCGAGATCATTGCCTGGCGTAAAGCGTCCACTCTGCCCAATACCGCCGGCTGGGACGTCCGCGTCATCCCCAACAAATTCCCCGCGTTGATCATCGAAGGCGACGTGAACCGGACCGGCATGGGGATCTACGACATGATGAGCGGGATCGGCGCCCACGAAGTGATCGTCGAAACGCCCAAACACAACATGAATATCCCCGACCTGCCGGACGAGCACGTGGAAAGGATCCTCTGGGCTTACAAGCAGCGGATCACCGATCTGGAAAAGGACAAGCGTTTCCGCTACATCCTGGTCTTCAAGAACTACGGGACCGCCGCCGGGGCGTCGCTGGCGCATCCGCATTCCCAGTTGATCGCCACGCCGATCACGCCGCGTTACATCAAGATGGAGCTTTCCAACTCCCGAAATTATTTCCAGGAAAAGGAGCGCTGCATTTTCTGCGACATGATCCGACAGGAGCTCGGTTCGGGCGAGCGCCTGGTCTACGAGAACGAGTATTTCGTCTGTTTTGCCCCGTTCGCGTCGCGCTTTCCTTTCGAGCTCTGGCTGATGCCGCGCCGGCACGAGCACGGTTTCCAGCTGATGCCCGACGAGGAAAGGGCGCAGTTGGCCCGCTGCTTAAAGGACGTTCTCTCCCGCCTGCGGAAAACGCTGAACGACCCGCCGTATAATTACGTCCTGCACACCGCGCCCAATTCCGTCCCCCGCCCGGGAAAACCGGATTATTGGGGAACGATTCAGTACGATTTTCACTGGCACATCGAGATCATCCCGCGCCTGACCAAACAGGCGGGCTTCGAATGGGGCTCCGGGCTTTACATCAACCCGACCGCGCCGGAAGAAGCCGCCAAGTACCTCCGGGAGGTGAAAGTGTAA
- a CDS encoding alpha-amylase/4-alpha-glucanotransferase domain-containing protein encodes MKKVKFLFGIHCHQPVGNFEHVLDEAYEKSYLPFIQVMDAHPRIKFAVHYSGILYDWFLAKHPEFIDYLKKLVKRGQAEIMTAGYYEPIIPIIPDDDKLGQINMANGFIKEKFGLAPRGLWLTERIWEPHLPKVLAQTGIEYVTVDDQHFISAGISPDKLLGYYVTEEEGAQLKIFPISKQLRYLIPFKLPEETIKYLHSIATEAGDNAAILADDGEKFGVWPGTHKWVFEEGYLERLLTMLEDNSEWIESMTFAEYLESVPPRGRVYLPTASYFEMMEWSLPTESGKKLERIIGELKHQGKFEEYSQFFKGGFFRNFFVKYPEANNMHKKMLQVSQKLQTLKKGKSLFGEQERDARLQQAKEELYQGQCNCAYWHGVFGGLYLNYLRHAVYEHLIKAEVLMDQYARAKDDYAEIAVTDFDKDGQDEVILSNSLVNLYFAPGYGGALFELDYKPKAFNLINTLARREEVYHEKLKHAAGGGGHGVASIHDIVKSKEEGLEKALDYDWHRRISLLDHFLAAGTDLESFSRAKYQEVGDFTIAPYEYMPKRRGSETSLVLRRTGRVGQTPVKVEKEIMLYARQSIVTINYEVTNLGREKLDAWFGPEFNFSLLAGRSDDRYYELDSADIDDRTMASKGAVESVKCVKIVDKWKGFSVLLEMDRPATFWRFPIETVSQSESGFERTYQSSVVFPNWRFSLEPNAKWQVKIVLRIED; translated from the coding sequence ATGAAAAAAGTTAAATTTTTGTTCGGGATCCATTGCCACCAGCCGGTCGGGAACTTTGAGCACGTGCTGGACGAAGCTTATGAGAAGTCGTATCTGCCGTTCATCCAGGTCATGGACGCGCACCCGCGGATCAAGTTCGCCGTCCACTACAGCGGCATCCTGTACGACTGGTTCCTCGCCAAGCATCCCGAATTCATCGACTATTTAAAAAAGCTGGTCAAGCGCGGCCAGGCGGAGATCATGACCGCCGGCTATTACGAGCCGATCATCCCGATCATCCCCGACGACGACAAGCTGGGGCAGATCAACATGGCGAACGGTTTTATCAAGGAAAAGTTCGGCCTGGCGCCGCGCGGCCTCTGGCTGACGGAACGGATCTGGGAGCCGCACCTCCCCAAGGTCCTGGCCCAGACCGGGATCGAATACGTCACCGTCGACGACCAGCATTTTATCTCGGCCGGCATCTCGCCGGACAAGCTGCTCGGCTATTACGTGACCGAGGAAGAAGGGGCGCAGCTCAAGATCTTCCCGATCAGCAAGCAGCTCCGCTACCTGATCCCGTTCAAGCTGCCGGAGGAGACGATCAAATACCTGCACAGCATCGCGACGGAAGCGGGGGACAACGCGGCGATCCTGGCCGATGACGGCGAAAAGTTCGGGGTCTGGCCGGGGACCCACAAGTGGGTGTTCGAAGAAGGTTATCTCGAACGGCTGCTGACCATGCTGGAAGACAACTCCGAGTGGATCGAATCAATGACCTTTGCCGAATATCTGGAAAGCGTGCCGCCGCGCGGCCGGGTCTATCTGCCGACCGCTTCATATTTCGAAATGATGGAATGGTCGCTGCCGACCGAATCGGGCAAAAAGCTGGAGCGGATCATCGGCGAGCTGAAGCACCAGGGGAAGTTCGAGGAGTACAGCCAGTTCTTCAAGGGGGGCTTTTTCCGCAACTTCTTCGTGAAATATCCGGAAGCGAACAATATGCACAAGAAGATGCTCCAGGTCAGCCAGAAGCTGCAAACCCTGAAAAAAGGGAAATCGCTGTTCGGCGAGCAGGAGCGGGATGCCCGCCTGCAGCAGGCGAAGGAAGAGCTCTATCAGGGGCAGTGCAACTGCGCCTACTGGCACGGGGTCTTTGGCGGCCTTTACCTCAATTACCTGCGCCACGCGGTCTACGAACACCTGATCAAGGCGGAAGTCCTGATGGACCAGTACGCCCGGGCTAAAGACGATTACGCCGAGATCGCCGTGACCGATTTTGACAAGGACGGGCAGGACGAGGTCATTTTATCGAACAGCCTGGTCAATCTTTATTTTGCGCCCGGTTACGGCGGGGCGCTTTTTGAGCTCGACTACAAACCGAAAGCGTTCAACCTGATCAACACGCTGGCCCGGCGCGAAGAGGTCTATCACGAAAAGCTCAAGCACGCCGCGGGGGGCGGCGGCCACGGGGTCGCTTCGATCCACGACATCGTCAAGTCCAAGGAAGAGGGGCTGGAAAAGGCGCTCGATTACGACTGGCACCGGCGCATTTCGCTGCTCGATCATTTCCTGGCGGCCGGGACCGACCTGGAGTCGTTCAGCCGGGCGAAATACCAGGAGGTCGGCGATTTTACGATCGCCCCTTACGAATACATGCCCAAGCGGCGCGGCAGCGAGACCTCCCTGGTCTTGCGCCGGACCGGCCGGGTGGGCCAGACGCCGGTCAAGGTCGAAAAGGAGATCATGCTCTATGCCCGGCAGTCCATCGTCACGATCAATTATGAAGTGACGAACCTGGGCCGGGAAAAGCTGGACGCCTGGTTCGGCCCGGAATTCAATTTCTCCCTGCTGGCGGGCCGTTCGGACGACCGTTATTACGAGCTCGATTCGGCGGATATCGACGACAGAACGATGGCCAGCAAGGGGGCGGTCGAGTCGGTTAAGTGTGTAAAAATCGTTGACAAGTGGAAAGGCTTTAGTGTATTATTGGAAATGGATAGGCCGGCTACTTTTTGGCGTTTTCCCATAGAAACCGTGTCTCAGTCCGAGTCCGGTTTTGAAAGGACATATCAGAGCTCCGTTGTCTTCCCGAACTGGCGGTTTTCGCTGGAACCGAACGCCAAATGGCAGGTCAAGATAGTCTTACGCATTGAAGATTAG
- a CDS encoding glycoside hydrolase family 57 protein codes for MSSQPVSLALIWHMHQPFYKDLVTGEYVLPWVRLHAVKDYYDMVAILDRFPEVKANFNLVPSLLLQVEDYVNNKVSDRFLDLTLRDPCDLSLDDRIFILQNFFMANWDIMIHPYQRYHDLLLKRGRFISHQELAKVAARFSPQELTDLQVWFNLTWFGFISRNEDPVVKGLIEKGKYFSAEDKRTVIAKQLEVMGKVIPKYRELSERGQIELTTTPFYHPILPLICDTNVAREALPYIKLPESAFQHPEDAEAQIRMAVEFHEQRFGCRPEGMWPSEGSVSEQMIPLVAKAGIKWLATDEAILERTLNKVEMRQRTLAAAEMYQPYLIEHDGASVAMIFRNHFISDQIGFVYYRWKIQDSLTDFTSHLNNIRISLPEDGRRYLTSVILDGENAWEFYPGGGKEFLEAFYGRLAGDPQVKTVRVSDHLRENPPERKLHKLFAGSWINNNFKIWIGHDEDNQAWEYLNMARLALDGSDNQTAWQELYIAEGSDWCWWYGDDHSSENDAVFDALFRKHLKNVYTLIGRKPPKYLDAPIKQISAIRPIKEPVYLVQPVLDGEITNYYEWLPAGHFDINKAKGAMHQIETLLKGIYWGFSMNTLFVRLDVNFVLPIDEMRKFSFAVLATAPVERKAELVYDAENRRYDWRLLRPVDGHEYELAKELTSFGVGRIIELGIPFADLEAKPGQKIEFVVVVYKEGQEIERWPRGGGITVAVPTETYREEQWYV; via the coding sequence ATGAGCAGCCAACCCGTTTCACTTGCGCTCATTTGGCACATGCACCAGCCTTTTTACAAGGACCTGGTGACGGGGGAATACGTCCTCCCCTGGGTGCGCCTCCACGCCGTCAAAGATTATTACGACATGGTGGCGATCCTCGACCGGTTTCCCGAGGTCAAGGCGAATTTCAACCTGGTCCCGTCGCTCCTCCTGCAGGTCGAGGACTACGTGAACAACAAGGTCAGCGACCGGTTCCTCGACCTGACGCTGCGCGACCCGTGCGACCTGTCGCTCGACGACCGGATCTTCATCCTGCAAAACTTCTTCATGGCCAACTGGGACATCATGATCCATCCCTACCAGCGGTACCACGACCTGCTGCTGAAAAGGGGGCGGTTCATCTCCCACCAGGAACTGGCCAAGGTGGCCGCCCGGTTCTCGCCGCAGGAGCTGACCGACCTGCAAGTCTGGTTCAACCTGACCTGGTTCGGCTTCATTTCCCGCAACGAGGACCCGGTCGTCAAAGGCCTGATCGAAAAAGGGAAATATTTTTCCGCGGAGGACAAGCGGACCGTTATCGCCAAACAACTGGAAGTGATGGGGAAGGTCATCCCCAAATACCGGGAACTGAGCGAGCGCGGCCAGATCGAGCTGACGACCACGCCGTTCTACCATCCGATCCTGCCGCTGATCTGCGATACCAACGTCGCCCGCGAGGCGCTGCCGTACATCAAGCTGCCCGAGTCGGCTTTCCAGCATCCGGAGGACGCGGAGGCGCAGATTCGGATGGCCGTGGAGTTCCACGAGCAGCGCTTCGGCTGCCGGCCGGAGGGGATGTGGCCGTCCGAAGGGTCGGTCTCCGAGCAGATGATCCCGCTGGTCGCCAAGGCGGGGATCAAGTGGCTGGCGACGGACGAAGCGATCCTGGAGCGGACCCTGAACAAGGTCGAAATGCGGCAGCGGACGCTGGCCGCGGCGGAAATGTACCAGCCGTACCTGATCGAGCACGACGGCGCCTCGGTCGCCATGATCTTCCGCAACCATTTTATCTCCGACCAGATCGGCTTCGTCTATTACCGCTGGAAGATCCAGGACTCGCTGACCGATTTTACTTCGCACCTGAACAATATCCGCATCAGCCTGCCGGAAGACGGCCGGCGCTACCTGACGTCGGTTATCTTGGACGGCGAGAACGCCTGGGAATTCTATCCGGGCGGCGGCAAGGAGTTCCTGGAAGCTTTTTACGGGCGCTTGGCCGGCGACCCGCAAGTTAAGACCGTCCGCGTTTCCGACCATTTGCGGGAGAACCCGCCGGAGCGGAAGCTCCATAAGCTGTTCGCCGGCTCGTGGATCAACAACAACTTCAAGATCTGGATTGGCCACGACGAGGATAACCAGGCCTGGGAATACCTGAACATGGCGCGGCTGGCGCTCGACGGCAGCGATAACCAGACGGCCTGGCAGGAACTTTATATCGCGGAAGGCTCCGATTGGTGCTGGTGGTACGGCGACGACCATTCGTCGGAGAACGACGCCGTCTTTGACGCCCTGTTCCGCAAGCATCTGAAGAACGTCTACACCCTGATCGGCCGCAAGCCGCCGAAATATCTGGATGCGCCGATCAAGCAGATCAGCGCGATCCGGCCGATCAAGGAGCCGGTTTACCTCGTCCAGCCGGTGCTCGACGGCGAGATCACCAATTATTACGAGTGGCTGCCGGCCGGGCATTTTGACATCAACAAGGCCAAGGGGGCGATGCACCAGATCGAGACCCTGCTCAAAGGGATCTACTGGGGCTTCAGCATGAACACGCTGTTCGTCCGGCTGGACGTCAACTTTGTCCTGCCGATCGACGAAATGCGGAAATTCTCTTTTGCCGTTCTGGCCACGGCGCCGGTGGAGCGCAAGGCCGAGCTGGTTTACGACGCGGAGAACCGCCGCTACGACTGGCGGCTGCTCCGGCCGGTGGACGGCCACGAGTACGAGCTGGCCAAGGAGCTGACCAGCTTCGGCGTCGGCCGGATCATTGAACTGGGTATCCCGTTCGCCGACCTGGAGGCGAAGCCGGGCCAGAAGATCGAGTTCGTGGTCGTGGTCTATAAAGAAGGGCAGGAGATCGAACGCTGGCCGCGGGGCGGCGGGATCACGGTCGCGGTGCCGACCGAAACATACCGGGAGGAGCAGTGGTACGTATGA